A window of the Anoplopoma fimbria isolate UVic2021 breed Golden Eagle Sablefish chromosome 17, Afim_UVic_2022, whole genome shotgun sequence genome harbors these coding sequences:
- the fam83e gene encoding protein FAM83E, whose product MSDSKEQSLDENAVFLPVNESSPEFLHCEKEREAVERLLIAGTEAFYSSTGTERSGCFLSSEEVGQITSWAQDYHFTPLQVQSQENGEEGSSEMEDLCSTYFPSDSDTPAPNLELGWPERGPWVSKASVTVHTSPPADGEPPVRQIIRQHLQRAGQVIAIVTDRLTDGAIIGDLHSAASRGVPVYIILNQRSIQENFTLNRLRHPNMQVRVLGGKTFCSRTGRNVIGEMKDKFLLVDLETVIHGSYSLTWTDAHLHRQLITVLNGPVVESFDREFRILFAASLPVPDTWRATGTHANVPHQLKDRSDLGFKRLHHLDPEITNPPSLPADYLLDWEAMGVIQSNLSIPGSPLDQHEENMAKEIPLQSQMLFMKKTPILGAFNSSGNQFVEKKRYLDHLDLQKPIILRMPQSESFSSLSDIMKRIQPRQSTSASNVAVSEVSQSMMDLSVHKKDDDRVPVPRFKASCLDLEQMTPALALMRKRNEELKLSLHRTPKNFLPRERPRSSSYGLWRRSLAETNGEQE is encoded by the exons ATGTCGGACTCCAAAGAGCAGAGCCTCGATGAGAATGCAGTGTTCCTGCCAGTGAATGAGTCCTCCCCGGAGTTCCTCCACTGTGAGAAGGAGCGAGAAGCAGTAGAGAGACTCCTAATTGCAGGAACAGAGGCCTTCTACAGCTCCACCGGCACGGAGCGCTCTGGCTGCTTCCTGTCTTCTGAGGAGGTCGGCCAGATAACCAGCTGGGCTCAGGACTATCACTTTACCCCGCTACAGGTGCAAAGTCAGGAGAATGGAGAGGAAGGCAGCTCGGAGATGGAGGACTTGTGTTCCACCTACTTCCCTTCCGACTCAGACACACCGGCCCCAAACTTGGAGCTGGGCTGGCCTGAAAGAGGCCCCTGGGTGTCAAAGGCAAGCGTTACAGTCCACACCAGCCCTCCTGCTGACGGAGAACCTCCAGTCAGACAGATCATCAGACAGCACTTGCAAAGGGCTGGCCAA GTAATTGCCATTGTGACAGACAGATTGACGGATGGTGCAATAATTGGCGATTTACACAGTGCTGCCTCACGGGGTGTCCCGGTCTACATTATCCTGAACCAAAGGTCCATTCAAGAGAACTTCACGCTCAACAGGCTCAGGCATCCG AACATGCAGGTCCGGGTTCTTGGAGGGAAAACCTTCTGTTCAAGGACAGGAAGAAATGTGATCGGGGAAATGAAAGACAAGTTCCTTCTGGTGGATTTGGAGACAGTGATTCATGGCAGCTACAG CCTCACGTGGACAGATGCCCACCTGCACCGGCAGCTGATCACTGTTCTGAACGGCCCAGTTGTTGAATCATTTGACAGGGAGTTCAGGATCCTTTTTGCTGCTTCGCTCCCCGTCCCAGACACATGGAGGGCCACAGGTACTCATGCAAATGTGCCTCATCAGCTCAAAGACCGCTCAGATCTTGGGTTTAAAAGACTTCACCATCTGGATCCGGAGATTACCAACCCTCCATCCCTACCTGCTGATTACCTCCTGGACTGGGAAGCCATGGGGGTTATCCAGAGTAACCTCTCCATCCCGGGCAGTCCTCTTGATCAGCATGAGGAAAACATGGCCAAGGAAATACCACTGCAGAGCCAAATGCTGTTTATGAAAAAGACACCCATTCTGGGGGCTTTCAATAGCAGTGGAAACCAGTTTGTGGAAAAGAAAAGGTACTTGGATCATCTTGACTTACAG AAACCTATAATCCTGAGGATGCCGCAGTCTGAGAGTTTCAGCTCTCTAAGTGACATAATGAAGAGGATTCAGCCTCGGCAGAGCACTTCAGCATCAAACGTCGCTGTGTCAGAAGTGAGCCAGTCCATGATGGACCTGAGCGTACACAAGAAAGATGATGACAGAGTCCCAGTGCCAAGGTTCAAAGCCAGT TGCTTGGACCTGGAACAAATGACACCAGCTCTTGCcctgatgaggaagaggaacgAAGAGTTGAAACTATCATTGCACAGAACTCCAAAAAACTTTCTGCCCAGAGAGAGGCCTCGCAGCTCCAGTTATGGACTCTGGAGGAGGTCACTGGCAGAGACGAACGGAGAACAGGAATGA